In one Brienomyrus brachyistius isolate T26 chromosome 12, BBRACH_0.4, whole genome shotgun sequence genomic region, the following are encoded:
- the LOC125704485 gene encoding uncharacterized protein LOC125704485: MQRSFTISDIRTAVSTCIERNLPPDHRRLVARLMCHTIDTADRFYVADPDIQDVHRSRNFVEQALGMGKHPQAKTGQPCLEDEHEITRPARRSRLIFESSEEEDVPPGPLPLSAMEIEAQQAPAPTVPPQEEHTEEETGELFSDLGLNLETPEKAICQFDLDEEEEEEWESEEEDTDSEINSPLPKVVKKDIKSGVCRRRLSYPESLKNEVVSCFAAYWHEPITTSTVSMCKQTLMSIVAEYYKQNSRRMLSFQINTVLNNNKGLLERCKDMGLTIDNFRGLIKTLQKDTKGDGEIADNEEPNV; the protein is encoded by the exons ATGCAGCGCTCGTTTACCATTTCTGATATACGGACAGCAGTGTCTACTTGC ATCGAGAGGAACTTGCCACCGGATCACCGGCGCTTGGTGGCCCGTCTCATGTGTCATACTATAGACACGGCTGACCGGTTTTATGTCGCAGACCCTGACATCCAGGATGTCCACCGCAGCCGTAATTTTGTGGAGCAGGCATTAGGCATGGGGAAGCATCCCCAGGCCAAAACCGGTCAGCCGTGTTTAGAAGATGAGCATGAGATCACCAGGCCAGCACGGAGGTCACGCTTGATTTTTGAGTCTTCCGAAGAAGAGGACGTGCCTCCAGGACCGCTGCCTTTATCTGCAATGGAAATTGAGGCACAACAAGCTCCAGCTCCCACGGTACCTCCCCAGGAAGAGCATACGGAGGAAGAGACAG GCGAACTATTCTCTGACCTGGGATTGAATCTTGAAACTCCCGAGAAGGCAATCTGTCAATTTGATCtcgacgaggaggaggaggaggaatggGAAAGTGAGGAGGAGGATACTGACTCTGAAATAAATTCTCCCCTACCAAAAGTGGTCAAGAAAGATATAAAG AGTGGCGTCTGTAGGAGGAGATTATCCTATCCAGAATCGCTGAAGAATGAAGTGGTGTCGTGCTTTGCCGCATACTGGCATGAGCCAATAACAACTAGTACTGTAAGCATGTGCAAGCAAACTTTAATGTCCATTGTTGCTGAATATTATAAACAGAACTCAAGGAGAATGCTCTCTTTTCAGATCAACACAGTACTAAACAACAATAAAGGACTTCTAGAGAGGTGCAAAGACATGGGCCTCACAATTGATAACTTTAGGGGCCTGATTAAAACCTT ACAGAAGGACACAAAGGGAGATGGAGAAATAGCAGACAATGAGGAACCTAATGTGTAA
- the LOC125704483 gene encoding E3 ubiquitin-protein ligase Topors-like, translating into MAPTKMKLRMRKKDGAGKVSQAMSTEASPDSKCPICLDRFNNMAYLDRCLHKFCFRCIHEWSKNKAECPLCKQPFNSIFHSIKAENDFKEFVLRPAENGSFGSPEGRRFRYRTTQTWDRRQSQRRPSPPPENVGVLEGLAATVPLQQDTAFHRVMSVMAARRRAQSEGRTARHLREQEMVSFRRALYRTGVRVRSVRDGGRYRDISATFFQRNPACLHRLLPWLRRELIVLYGSHGSLVNIVQHIIMSRITRYNMEDQAIQDELRPFLLTRTDHFLHEFISFARSPFNMEAYDQHAVYDCPAPSYEEGSSSDSSVIAISEDEVNFVDLSQQPRSAEGSALSQAPWDDETPGPSYSTTEQTEAPMVSTSESESASSREGPTEPRNTQQQNTQVKNDPIANNNGEVSSGEDDCVIVGYVKPMAERTPELVQLSSDSEESVQPESADVPQESQSIRFPSLSPPSSICSSVSKHKSPQRRELSAGSAGLDRPNWTPSDLEHRCSPSKEEFSEMGTDGASSREKYLVTETHTPSRDDKRRQRVSRSGECSRSRSKERSRRSHSRHSRSTEQSWSVRSPTVSVNSDSTHSRDRRCSRSHSRERLLYKDGSRRRDKHHSRSRRSHDTSYSYGWELYRHYSRERERTDAGYGQDRSWSSSLYSNPSNGAHSQRHGSPRESHHRERRRSRSRSRSRSSMSSRGSRSLYRSSRDDKPGGKRKYKTRHLEDTSKERSSRHESSSSSLREKRGSGERHRKKSHKRRSRSPSVEIIFEGRATGESRRHHKKKKKHKRKSRRHRSAERLPQRSPTVITIDSDSDHADTSLVPPTSMESHPPDSAALPVDTSLLESILQDLEQHVMSIDTNSSMDVLNSEGTFEGNKDETLHMERDERPVPSRGDTNTGVSSITEQGRSLNSTDSNVTSCCL; encoded by the coding sequence ATGGCTCCCACAAAAATGAAATTGCGGATGCGAAAGAAGGATGGAGCAGGCAAAGTGTCTCAGGCCATGTCGACAGAGGCTTCCCCGGACTCCAAATGTCCCATCTGCCTCGATCGCTTTAACAACATGGCCTACCTCGACCGCTGCCTGCACAAGTTCTGCTTTCGCTGCATCCACGAGTGGTCCAAGAACAAAGCGGAATGTCCTCTATGCAAGCAACCCTTCAACTCCATCTTCCACTCCATCAAGGCTGAGAATGACTTTAAGGAGTTTGTGCTGAGGCCTGCAGAAAACGGCTCCTTTGGCAGCCCAGAGGGCCGCAGGTTCAGGTACCGCACCACACAGACGTGGGATCGCAGGCAGTCCCAGAGGAGGCCGTCGCCCCCCCCAGAGAACGTGGGAGTACTTGAGGGGCTGGCGGCCACTGTGCCCCTGCAGCAGGACACCGCGTTTCACCGTGTGATGTCCGTGATGGCTGCACGCCGACGAGCTCAGAGCGAGGGCAGGACGGCGCGCCACCTACGTGAGCAGGAGATGGTGTCATTCCGGCGCGCACTGTATCGCACAGGGGTGCGGGTCCGTAGCGTGCGTGATGGCGGCCGCTACAGGGACATCTCAGCCACCTTCTTCCAGAGGAACCCGGCGTGCCTGCACCGGCTGCTGCCCTGGCTGCGGCGGGAGCTGATTGTACTCTACGGCAGTCATGGCTCGCTGGTCAACATAGTGCAGCATATCATAATGTCTCGCATCACCCGCTACAACATGGAGGACCAGGCTATCCAGGATGAACTGCGGCCCTTTCTGTTGACTCGTACCGATCATTTTTTGCATGAGTTTAtcagttttgccaggtccccaTTTAATATGGAGGCCTACGACCAACACGCTGTTTATGACTGTCCTGCACCGTCCTATGAAGAGGGCAGCAGCTCTGACTCCTCTGTCATCGCCATCTCTGAAGACGAGGTCAATTTTGTGGATCTCAGCCAGCAGCCCAGGTCTGCAGAGGGTAGTGCTTTAAGCCAGGCCCCGTGGGATGACGAGACTCCCGGGCCATCCTATTCGACCACAGAGCAAACAGAGGCCCCCATGGTATCCACCAGCGAGTCGGAGTCTGCCAGCAGCAGGGAGGGGCCCACTGAGCCCAGAAACACTCAGCAGCAAAATACGCAGGTGAAGAATGATCCGATTGCAAACAACAACGGGGAGGTCTCTTCAGGGGAGGACGATTGTGTCATCGTGGGCTATGTGAAGCCCATGGCAGAGAGGACACCAGAGCTGGTGCAACTGTCCTCTGATTCTGAAGAGTCTGTCCAGCCTGAAAGTGCAGATGTCCCTCAGGAGTCCCAGAGCATTCGCTTCCCCAGCCTCAGTCCTCCATCCTCGATATGCTCCTCTGTGTCCAAACACAAGTCCCCACAAAGGCGGGAGCTGTCGGCTGGAAGCGCTGGGCTGGACCGGCCAAATTGGACCCCCTCGGACCTCGAGCATAGGTGCTCACCTTCTAAAGAGGAATTTTCTGAAATGGGCACAGATGGTGCCTCCAGTAGGGAGAAATATCTGGTGACTGAGACACATACTCCTAGCAGGGATGATAAGAGGCGCCAGAGAGTCAGTCGATCTGGAGAATGCTCGCGATCCAGAAGTAAGGAGAGGTCGCGTCGGAGCCATAGCAGGCACTCAAGAAGCACAGAGCAGAGCTGGTCAGTGAGAAGCCCGACAGTCTCTGTGAACAGCGACAGCACACACTCACGAGACAGAAGGTGCTCAAGGTCCCACAGCAGGGAGAGGCTGCTGTACAAAGATGGCTCACGGAGACGGGACAAACACCACAGTCGGTCCAGACGCAGTCATGACACGTCATACTCCTACGGCTGGGAGCTTTACAGGCACTACAGTCGGGAGCGGGAGAGGACTGACGCAGGCTATGGGCAGGACAGGTCCTGGTCCTCCAGTCTCTACTCAAATCCCAGTAATGGTGCACATTCACAAAGACATGGGAGTCCCCGGGAATCCCACCACAGGGAAAGGCGGCGTTCCAGGAGCCGGTCCAGGAGCCGGTCCAGCATGAGCTCCCGTGGCTCTCGCTCATTGTACCGGAGCTCCCGGGATGACAAGCCAGGGGGGAAAAGGAAATACAAGACCAGGCACTTGGAGGACACCTCGAAGGAGCGCTCCTCCAGACATGAATCATCCTCCTCAAGCCTCAGGGAGAAACGGGGGAGTGGCGAACGACACCGCAAGAAATCCCATAAGAGGAGGAGTCGCAGCCCAAGTGTCGAGATCATCTTTGAAGGCCGAGCCACGGGAGAGAGCAGGAGgcaccacaagaagaagaagaaacacaaGAGGAAGAGCCGGCGGCACCGGAGTGCCGAGAGGCTGCCGCAGCGCTCACCCACGGTCATCACCATCGACAGCGACAGTGACCATGCTGACACCAGCCTGGTCCCCCCTACCAGTATGGAAAGCCACCCTCCCGACAGTGCAGCTCTCCCCGTTGACACAAGCCTGTTGGAGTCCATTCTGCAGGACTTGGAACAGCATGTCATGTCGATCGACACAAACAGTAGCATGGACGTTCTGAACTCTGAAGGCACCTTTGAAGGCAATAAAGATGAAACATTGCATATGGAGAGGGACGAGAGGCCTGTTCCTTCAAGGGGCGACACTAATACTGGAGTGTCCTCGATCACAGAACAGGGCAGATCGCTAAACTCTACGGACTCTAATGTAACCAGCTGCTGCCTCTGA
- the LOC125704484 gene encoding atrial natriuretic peptide receptor 1-like has translation MNNVCGFALMMVFMSTVTTWHDLDNSEYDCWPIEKPDEQNMMECGGLEMAWVSRPPEKVISGLEFNVIYSVTASVEFYQWAIDNMIFTKSSIRDAASAQRFCEEQECPSNWKDANGENCCIHHANIHSCPMSYMVEERICGPWIPDDGRIFTHTISTAGKMTQTNWTAKVVLFHVGVNSLIAHIRVGKMQAALEAKSMVLPAIVCGDGLCDEDEMCSTCPADCGECPMTAAIKVAIGLPVTLVFISFLLTGLWFQYQKQKMFWDESWIIDYSQIKQDPTARTVMGSIISVPNGNSDSNASCMTALSSCTGVYATSRKQLFTHTGIYDGRTVAIKKIKTKSFSLTRTIRREVKQVRELDHPNLCKFFGGCVEVPNVAIITEYCPKGSLNDVLLNEEIPLNWGFRFSFAMDIARAMAYLHQHRICHGRLKSTNSVIDDRWVCKITDYCLVTYRREDSEVTCSTYQQRQCQLYLPPEAQTSSMDPTLAGDVFSYSIILLEIATRNDPVPVEDGSLGYAWCPPLPELISGKAENTCPCPSEYVELIRRCRSHNPTHRPTFEQIKKFVHRINPSKVSPVDMMMNLMEKYSKHLEVLVAERTQDLMHEKQKTDRLLYSMLPKQVADDLRQGKPSQAQSYVSATVFFSDIVGFTQLSSTSTPYQVVDFLNKLYTTFDDIIDNYDVYKVETIGDAYMVVSGVPKVNRILHASEIASMALDLVAVCKTFRIPHKPNTLLQIRAGIHSGPVVAGVVGTKMPRYCLFGDTVNTASRMESTSEALKIQCSSSTFCLLEEIGGYVLICRGLLQVKGKGDMVTYWLEGKQGGAGDQDGNSERPTAPESEEQCTSAPLLLNNDLLIDSV, from the exons ATGAATAACGTTTGTGGATTCGCGCTGATG ATGGTTTTTATGAGCACGGTGACCACCTGGCACGATTTGGATAACAGCGAATACGACTGCTGGCCTATTGAGAAACCGGACGAGCAGAATATGATGGAGTGTGGAG GTCTGGAGATGGCTTGGGTGAGCAGACCTCCAGAAAAGGTGATCAGTGGCCTGGAGTTCAACGTCATATACTCAGTGACAGCATCTGTGGAATTCTATCAGTGGGCCATAGACAACATGATCTTCACTAAGAG CTCCATACGCGATGCTGCCTCTGCACAGCGTTTCTGTGAGGAGCAAGAGTGTCCATCCAACTGGAAAGATGCAAATGGAGAGAACTGCTGCATCCACCATGCCAACATCCACTCCTGTCCCATGAGCTATATG GTGGAGGAGAGGATCTGCGGCCCCTGGATCCCAGACGACGGCCGGATCTTCACTCACACCATTTCTACTGCTGGCAAAATGACCCAGACCAATTGGACCGCCAAG GTGGTCCTTTTCCATGTGGGAGTCAACTCGCTTATCGCTCACATCCGGGTGGGAAAGATGCAGGCTGCATTGGAAGCAAAGAGCATGGTTCTTCCAGCCATAG TGTGTGGAGATGGACTCTGTGATGAAGACGAGATGTGCTCCACTTGTCCTGCTGACTGCGGAGAATGTCCCATGACGGCTGCCATCAAAGTGGCCATTGGCCTCCCAGTGACGTTGGTTTTCATCAGCTTCCTGCTAACTGGACTG TGGTTTCAGTACCAGAAGCAGAAGATGTTTTGGGATGAAAGTTGGATCATTGATTACAGCCAGATAAAGCAAG ATCCGACGGCCCGAACTGTTATGGGCAGCATCATAAGCGTCCCCAACGGCAACAGTGACTCCAATGCCAGCTGCATGACAGCCCTCAGCTCCTGCACCGGAGTGTACGCCACCTCCCGCAAGCAGCTTTTCACCCATACTGGCATCTA TGATGGACGAACAGTTGCCATCAAGAAAATCAAAACAAAGTCCTTTTCCCTCACAAGAACGATTCGTCGGGAAGTCAAGCAAGTGAG AGAGCTGGACCATCCCAACCTTTGCAAGTTTTTTGGTGGCTGTGTGGAGGTGCCCAATGTTGCCATTATAACAGAGTACTGTCCTAAGGGCAGTTTGAACGACGTCCTCCTTAATGAGGAGATCCCCCTCAACTGGGGCTTCAG GTTCTCCTTCGCCATGGACATTGCCCGGGCCATGGCGTATCTGCACCAGCACCGCATATGCCATGGAAGATTGAAGTCGACCAATAGTGTGATTGATGACCGCTGGGTCTGTAAGATTACAG ATTACTGCCTGGTGACGTACAGAAGGGAGGACTCCGAGGTGACCTGCAGCACCTACCAGCAGCGGCAGTGCCAGCTATACCTGCCACCCGAAGCCCAGACCTCCAGTATGGATCCCACGCTGGCAGGAGATGTGTTCAG TTACTCGATTATTTTGCTGGAAATTGCCACCAGAAACGATCCGGTTCCT GTAGAGGACGGCTCACTGGGGTACGCCTGGTGCCCTCCCCTCCCGGAGCTCATATCGGGAAAGGCAGAGAACACCTGTCCATGTCCCTCTGAGTACGTCGAG CTTATCCGCAGGTGCCGGAGTCACAACCCAACTCACAGGCCCACCTTCGAGCAAATAAAGAAGTTTGTACACAGAATCAATCCCAGCAAGGTTAGCCCAGTGGATATGATGATGAACCTG ATGGAGAAGTACAGTAAGCACCTGGAAGTTCTGGTAGCAGAGAGAACCCAGGACCTGATGCACGAGAAACAGAAAACAGATCGGCTTTTATACA GCATGCTGCCGAAACAGGTGGCGGACGACCTGAGGCAGGGGAAGCCCTCCCAGGCTCAGAGCTATGTCAGCGCTACAGTATTTTTCAG CGACATCGTTGGCTTCACTCAGCTCTCCAGTACCAGTACACCCTATCAGGTCGTTGACTTCCTCAACAAACTATACACAACCTTTGATGACATCATTGACAATTATGATGTTTACAAAGTAGAGACTATTGGAGATGCAT acatGGTTGTCTCAGGTGTGCCGAAGGTGAACCGTATCCTGCACGCCTCTGAAATTGCCAGCATGGCCCTAGACCTGGTGGCTGTTTGTAAGACATTCAGGATCCCCCACAAGCCCAACACACTGCTGCAGATACGCGCTGGCATCCATTCAG GTCCTGTCGTGGCCGGCGTTGTGGGGACCAAGATGCCACGGTACTGCCTGTTTGGGGACACGGTGAATACAGCGTCAAGGATGGAGTCGACCAGCGAAG CTCTGAAGATTCAGTGCAGCTCCAgcaccttctgcctgctggaggaGATCGGCGGATATGTGTTGATCTGTCGTGGGCTCTTACAGGTCAAG GGGAAGGGTGACATGGTCACCTACTGGCTGGAGGGGAAGCAGGGGGGGGCTGGTGACCAAGATGGGAACAGCGAGCGCCCCACTGCCCCAGAGAGTGAGGAGCAGTGCACCTCCGCCCCACTCCTCCTGAACAACGACCTTCTGATAGACAGCGTGTGA